TACTAGAATATGAAGGATGTACTCATCAATCACGTGGAGTTGATTTCATCTTTGGACAGGATGAAGAATTTATGGTCTATAATTCTTATCCAGGAATTGTAAAAGCTATTGTAAGAAATGATAGAGTCTTTGGAAATATAATCAAAATTGAAAGCAATGATGGATTAACTTTTATCTATGCAGGAATCAAATATATTGAAGTAAAAGTCAATCAAGAAGTTAAAAGCATGGAAACAATTGGAACTAGCGGTCCCACATCTTTTTCAGAGAAATATAACAATTCCCTTCATTTTGAAATAATGAAAGATGGAAAATATATCAATCCAGAAAAAGCTTTCGGCAAACAATCTGAAGAATTATAAAACGTAATATTTCTTGTATAAAATTTCTTAAATTTCTCCTTTTCTATATTTATTATACAACATAGTAATCTCCCTAACCAATAAGTGAAATTGCTATAGGTCAACAAAAAATTGCAGAAATAATCCAAAATGGACTATATTTCTGCAACTTTTTAAATGTCATATATTTTTTCGAATTCTTGGTTATTATAAGTAATCTTTAAATCTTCTACTAAATATGTAAGATAGCGATATTTATAATCACCATTTTCATCAAATTCATCTAGTCTTTCTACTGTATATGCTTCTGTTTTTCTACTTTCAAGCATTCCTAAGGTATCACAGACAATTTTCGATGAATAAAGTCCTGTTATCTTTGTATCATCATCTTTATCAAATATAGCTAAACGATCTGTCTGGTAAACCATTTTTCCATCTTCAGTCATAGAGAATAAACTTTGATATTTTCTATTTTGATAAAGTGTATCGGCATAATACATTCCACCTATATATAAATCAGTTCCGACGATTTCAGAATAGAAAAATGAATTGATAGAAACATTCATAGAATCTAGACTAATATACTTTTCTTTTTCTTCATCGTTGATTCGCGTTTTATAAATATATGGATAACCATCATGTTTTTCGGCGTAGCGAACACACTTTCTTGTATTTACTTTTTCGATAACATTTCCGGTAGCATCAGGATAGCTTGTAACAAAATTTCCCGAATAGCTAGAATTAAGATAAGCGTAATAATTAGTATTATCTTCTTTATCTAAATAATAGAATGTATAACAGTTTCCAAGAACTTCATCAAGCTTATTGCCTTTATCATCTGTAGCATAATAAGTGGCATTATATTCAAGTTTAGCGTTATCAATGTTATTATAAGCATTTCCAAATCTAACTTTATTAAAATAATCAACCATCCAACTAGGCATATTAGAAGAGCAAGATGTCAATAAAATAAGAGGTAATAAAAGCAAATATTTTTTCATTATCAAGCGTAAGTATAATCAGCTATGACTTCTACAGTTTTATCTTTATCATTAGTAACTGTATTCAATGATTTAATGCTCTCTTTCACTAATAATCCCTGATTATTGTAATAATAATCAAAAACAAATCTACATGTAACTTTTATTGGTGTTCTTGCATCGACATTTGAAATTTGCAAATCTTTTTTATGCAATCCCAATGTGTAAAAGTGCAAAAGATTATCAGAAGTAATTTCAACATAAAAACGTGGATCAGGATCAATTGTACTGGTCATAAATGTTGTAAATGTTTGAAAAACTTTTTCAATTTTATCTTCGCTAGTAGCATCAATTTGAAGTGGTACTGATCTATTATAAAATAAGGCTTTAGTAGTAGAAGTTAATGCTTGATCAGTTTTAACTGAAACTGAAGGATTGCAATCATAAGAGACTACATGTCCTTTTCCTTCAACACTATATTTAGTATAGGTATGAGGTATTATATTTTGACAATACTCCAAATACTTTGCTTTTTCATCATCGACATTATAATAGGAATTACAGGAAGTAAGAAGAAGTAAAGGCGTAAGAAGAAATAATAGTTTCTTTTTCATATACTACCTCCTTAATAAAGTCTAATATTCATCGATGGTTCAGTAATTGTACTACGAGTAATATCAGGTTTTATATGTATAACGCTTCCTTCTTCAAGTACTTTATCTGTCTTAATATAAACATTTTGTAATTCACCATTATAGTCAGAATAAGAACATTTTAAATATTTAGCGCTACCGAAATCTAATTGACCTATAACCTTAACTTCAATTCCTTCTTCAGCAATTTCATATGCATCATGTGGGATTTGGAAAACGAAAGAGCGGCTGAAAACCGATGTTCCTAAACCTTGAACTAACTTATTAGAAATTGTATCGTTAGATTCAATAAAGAATTTATTGATATTAAAGAAGAATAATAAGTCAGCTAAACGTCCAGCATTCTTTTCTTCTTTGGCAATTTCAGCAAACTTGCGTCGATACTTTTTTTCAATAGATTTGACTGGGTCTTTATAGAATTCAATTTGTTCTTTAGCGCTTTTAACAGCATTTTTACTCTCAAGAATTTGTCTATTAAGACGATTTTTAACTTGTGAAGTAGCAGTTTCATAATCGACTGAAGCACTATTTAAAGCATTATTTAAATCGCGTTCTTTTTGTGCTGGCAAAGTTTCTTTGAAAATACGATGTTCTTCTTTACGACGTCTTAAAGTTAATTTATCTTTATTATTCTTCATAATTTCCGAATATGTCTTATTTTCATTTGCTACTCTTTCAGCATATTCTTTTTTATTATTAGCTTTAATTTCTTTTTGCTTTTCTTTATATTTTTGTTTAAGTGTGCTTAATTCTGCTTTAGCATTTGACTTAACATCAGCAATTTGTGGTGCTAAAGATTGTTGTAATGTTGCTAAATTATCAACAGCTTCTTTATATTTTTGAGCTACAACATCTTCAGTATATTGAGCTAATTCTTGCTTCTTTTCAAGCTCTAAAACACTCTTCTTTTCTTGAATTTTAGCTTGAATTTCAACCAGTCTTTGATCGTGTTCAGCTTTGAAAGAAGGTTGTGGATTATTTGCCATCAAAGTCTTATAATTGAAGAATTTTCCAACAAAAGTATCTGTATCACCTAATGGTTTCAAAACATTTACTTCATGTCCATCGACTAATTCATTAATATTTAACATTGTGAAATCGATATTAAATTTAACCTTAGATCCAATTTCATAATAATCATCAACAATTGCAAAGAATGTTCTATCAAAAGCATGCAAATAACATAATTTAGTGTCACCTATAGTCTCAATATTAGTAACTTCAGCTTCAAGAGCACCATTTTCATCAATTTTTATAGCTCTGGTTGATAAAGTTAAAACAGCTTCTTTACTATCATTAACTTCAATTGTACTTGGCAATTGTATTTCATATCCTAAGAACTTCAAAACATGATCATTAATCTCACAATCGAAGGCATTTTCATATGGAACTCTTGGAAGAATACTTTCTTCTGTATCAATATCGAAGAAATGTGCTTTGGACATATCTAATTTTGCGTTGATAATTTGACCAATTTGAATATTACCTATATCATTTACTCTCATGATAATACGAGTAGATGTTTCAGCAAATCCATCACCATCCATATTAATATCACCATAAACTAAAGATTCAGCTCCAAGTTCCTCAAAGTGTGAAACTTTAACTTTAACAGTATTTTCAACATCATCATCTTTTGCAACAGATATATTTTCACAGCGAATACCAATATAAACTTTATGTTTTCCATCTAGATATGATGGACGAACTTTAAGCATATCAGAATATGGAACATTAATTTCAGCATTCGACCATGAGAATTTAATATTAACTTTATCTTTTACACGGAGAAGAGTTCCTTGGAAGAAATTCATCTGCGGTGTACCGATAAATCCAGCAACAAATTTATTACATGGATAATTGTATAAATTTTTTGGAGTATCAATTTGTTGAACTTTTCCTAATTTCATAACAACTACTCTTGTACCCAAAGTCATAGCTTCAGTTTGGTCATGAGTAACATAGATGAAAGTGGTTTTCAATTGTTGATGAAGTTTAGCAATTTCACTGCGCATTTGCGTACGAAGTTTAGCATCCAAGTTTGATAAAGGTTCATCGAGCAACATTACTTTTGGATCACGTAAAATAGCTCTACCTAAAGCAACACGTTGACGTTGACCACCACTCATTGCTTTCGGCTTTCTATCTAAGTAATCTTTTAAGCCTAAGATTTCAGCTGCCCATAAAACTTTTTGATGAATAATTTCATTTTTAACATGACGAATTTTTAAACCAAATGCCATATTTTCATATATTGTCATATGTGGATATAATGCATAGTTTTGGAAAACCATAGCAATATCTCTATCTTTAGGTTCAACATTATTAACTATTCTATTATCAATATATAATTCACCAGTTGTGATATCTTCAAGACCGGCAATCATTCTTAAAGTTGTGGATTTACCGCAGCCAGAAGGTCCGACAAAAACGATAAATTCGCCATCTTTAATATCCATAGTGAAATCACTAACAGCTTTTGTACCATTAGGATAAACTTTATAAATGTGTTCTAGTTTTACACTGGCCATATTATGCCTCCTAATTTCTATTTAAATATCGCAATTCCATATCCAGGAAGAGTATAAGTATTATCTTTTTTAATTATATCGTCTGTCGCTTGGAGATAACAAACCAATTCTTTATCTGTTTGATAGTCCGTTGTATTAGTCTTAGAAAAATTAAATACAATTTCTATCGTTTCATCTTTATATTTTTTTTCAATCATTACCTGTCTATCACGTTTACTAGCTTCGTATGTTGTACCTATTTCACCTCTAGCAATAGATGGAAATTGATTTCGAACATTTGTTGCTCTTTTATAATAATTTATTAGGCTTGTAGGATCTTTAAGTTGATCTTCTACAGGATCGAAATTATATATTCCAGTTCCATTATAAGGGTTATTTGTTTCCCCTTCATCGCTTTT
The Firmicutes bacterium CAG:345 DNA segment above includes these coding regions:
- a CDS encoding putative uncharacterized protein (product inferred by homology to UniProt); the protein is MKNPFKNISPEVKGALLVSSLSLLLFSSLAGFGILVSRSNQDEPVAISPSSSISIDNSSSSSSSTISQIEKEVFKIEKPFKEDCSYLHYFFDISYDIDDPKLSKALLEYEGCTHQSRGVDFIFGQDEEFMVYNSYPGIVKAIVRNDRVFGNIIKIESNDGLTFIYAGIKYIEVKVNQEVKSMETIGTSGPTSFSEKYNNSLHFEIMKDGKYINPEKAFGKQSEEL
- a CDS encoding carbohydrate ABC transporter ATP-binding protein CUT1 family (TC 3.A.1.1.-) (product inferred by homology to UniProt) encodes the protein MASVKLEHIYKVYPNGTKAVSDFTMDIKDGEFIVFVGPSGCGKSTTLRMIAGLEDITTGELYIDNRIVNNVEPKDRDIAMVFQNYALYPHMTIYENMAFGLKIRHVKNEIIHQKVLWAAEILGLKDYLDRKPKAMSGGQRQRVALGRAILRDPKVMLLDEPLSNLDAKLRTQMRSEIAKLHQQLKTTFIYVTHDQTEAMTLGTRVVVMKLGKVQQIDTPKNLYNYPCNKFVAGFIGTPQMNFFQGTLLRVKDKVNIKFSWSNAEINVPYSDMLKVRPSYLDGKHKVYIGIRCENISVAKDDDVENTVKVKVSHFEELGAESLVYGDINMDGDGFAETSTRIIMRVNDIGNIQIGQIINAKLDMSKAHFFDIDTEESILPRVPYENAFDCEINDHVLKFLGYEIQLPSTIEVNDSKEAVLTLSTRAIKIDENGALEAEVTNIETIGDTKLCYLHAFDRTFFAIVDDYYEIGSKVKFNIDFTMLNINELVDGHEVNVLKPLGDTDTFVGKFFNYKTLMANNPQPSFKAEHDQRLVEIQAKIQEKKSVLELEKKQELAQYTEDVVAQKYKEAVDNLATLQQSLAPQIADVKSNAKAELSTLKQKYKEKQKEIKANNKKEYAERVANENKTYSEIMKNNKDKLTLRRRKEEHRIFKETLPAQKERDLNNALNSASVDYETATSQVKNRLNRQILESKNAVKSAKEQIEFYKDPVKSIEKKYRRKFAEIAKEEKNAGRLADLLFFFNINKFFIESNDTISNKLVQGLGTSVFSRSFVFQIPHDAYEIAEEGIEVKVIGQLDFGSAKYLKCSYSDYNGELQNVYIKTDKVLEEGSVIHIKPDITRSTITEPSMNIRLY
- a CDS encoding unknown (no significant homology to UniProt); this translates as MKKYLLLLPLILLTSCSSNMPSWMVDYFNKVRFGNAYNNIDNAKLEYNATYYATDDKGNKLDEVLGNCYTFYYLDKEDNTNYYAYLNSSYSGNFVTSYPDATGNVIEKVNTRKCVRYAEKHDGYPYIYKTRINDEEKEKYISLDSMNVSINSFFYSEIVGTDLYIGGMYYADTLYQNRKYQSLFSMTEDGKMVYQTDRLAIFDKDDDTKITGLYSSKIVCDTLGMLESRKTEAYTVERLDEFDENGDYKYRYLTYLVEDLKITYNNQEFEKIYDI
- a CDS encoding unknown (no significant homology to UniProt) — its product is MKKKLLFLLTPLLLLTSCNSYYNVDDEKAKYLEYCQNIIPHTYTKYSVEGKGHVVSYDCNPSVSVKTDQALTSTTKALFYNRSVPLQIDATSEDKIEKVFQTFTTFMTSTIDPDPRFYVEITSDNLLHFYTLGLHKKDLQISNVDARTPIKVTCRFVFDYYYNNQGLLVKESIKSLNTVTNDKDKTVEVIADYTYA